From Mobula birostris isolate sMobBir1 chromosome 8, sMobBir1.hap1, whole genome shotgun sequence, the proteins below share one genomic window:
- the neflb gene encoding neurofilament light chain b, with product MSTASYESYFHAHRRRYGDSSVPRSYGTVQHFRSSYGGSMKPSYMTYSVPAFAIRKAHSAASSLMSSMDTFDLSQASVVSSEFKALRTQEKAQLQDLNDRFASFIEKVHELEQQNKVLEAELSLLRQKQGGPSRLKGIYEQELRDLRMALDDAKHERQAAQNERDHLEDALKNLQNRYEEEVLNREDAEGRLMEARKGSDDAALARAEVEKKIDSLMDEIAFLKKLHEEEIAELQAQIQYAQVTVEVDMAKPDLSSALREIRSQYEKVAAKNMQSAEDWYKSRFAMLSESVSKDNDATKQAKDEVAEYRRLVKAKTLEIDGVRGMNEALERQLQELDEKQGGEISALQDAISQLENELRTTKNEMGRYLKEYQDLLNVKMALDIEIAAYRKLLEGEETRINYANVGSVISSYAHTQSAPIFSRPSYSLQSSSYMLSSRPTIFSAYSGSQVEEEIIQQAQAFSEQMEPPADEAEEAEGEGEEEGGEENGEEAEEKEEEEGGDEEGDEKEDEAQGESEEKEEEKEGESEEQEESKENGDADDEKSSTKDEEKK from the exons ATGAGCACCGCCAGCTACGAGTCCTACTTCCACGCTCACCGAAGGCGCTATGGGGACAGCTCCGTGCCCCGGTCCTACGGAACTGTCCAGCATTTCAGGAGCAGCTACGGCGGGAGCATGAAACCTTCCTACATGACTTACTCGGTGCCGGCCTTTGCCATCAGGAAAGCCCATAGCGCCGCCTCTTCCTTAATGTCCTCGATGGATACCTTCGATCTCAGCCAGGCGAGCGTGGTGAGCAGCGAGTTCAAGGCGCTGAGGACCCAGGAGAAAGCCCAGCTCCAAGATCTCAACGACCGTTTCGCCAGCTTCATCGAGAAGGTGCATGAGCTGGAACAACAAAACAAGGTGCTGGAAGCCGAGCTCTCTCTCCTGCGCCAGAAACAGGGCGGGCCCTCCAGACTGAAGGGCATCTACGAGCAGGAACTGAGGGACCTGCGCATGGCTCTGGATGATGCCAAGCATGAGAGGCAGGCAGCTCAGAACGAGAGAGACCACTTGGAAGACGCCCTTAAGAACCTGCAAAACCGCTACGAGGAGGAGGTGCTGAACCGGGAGGATGCCGAGGGCAGGCTGATGGAAGCGAGGAAGGGCTCGGATGATGCAGCTTTGGCGAGGGCTGAGGTGGAGAAGAAGATCGATAGCCTGATGGACGAGATCGCCTTCCTGAAAAAGCTCCATGAAGAGGAGATTGCCGAGCTCCAGGCTCAGATTCAGTACGCTCAGGTGACGGTGGAGGTGGACATGGCCAAGCCCGACCTGTCCTCTGCCCTGAGGGAGATTCGGAGCCAGTACGAGAAGGTGGCTGCGAAGAACATGCAATCGGCCGAAGACTGGTACAAGAGCCGCTTCGCCATGCTCAGCGAAAGCGTCTCCAAAGACAACGACGCCACTAAGCAGGCCAAGGACGAGGTGGCGGAATACCGGCGCCTTGTCAAAGCCAAGACCCTGGAGATCGACGGCGTGAGGGGGATGAACGAGGCACTGGAGAGGCAGCTGCAGGAGCTGGACGAGAAGCAAGGCGGGGAGATCAGCGCACTGCAG GACGCTATCAGCCAGCTAGAAAACGAGCTCAGGACCACCAAGAACGAGATGGGACGCTACCTGAAGGAGTACCAGGACCTTCTAAACGTGAAAATGGCCTTGGACATCGAGATCGCAGCCTACAG GAAGCTGCTGGAAGGCGAGGAGACACGGATCAACTATGCCAACGTTGGCAGTGTGATCAGCAGCTACGCCCACACTCAGAGCGCGCCCATCTTTAGCAGACCCAGCTACTCCCTGCAAAGCAGCTCCTACATGTTGTCCAGCAGACCCACAATCTTCAGTGCTTATTCCGGCAGTCAGGTTGAGGAAGAAATCATACAGCAAGCCCAGGCGTTCTCAGAGCAGATGGAACCTCCCGCAGATGAGGCTGAAGAAGCAGAAG GTGAAGgtgaggaagagggaggagaagaaaatggtgaagaggcagaagaaaaagaagaagaagaaggtggtgatgaggaaggagaCGAGAAGGAGGATGAGGCTCAAGGTGagagtgaagagaaggaagaggagaaagaaggagagagtgaagagcaggaAGAAAGTAAAGAGAATGGAGATGCGGATGATGAGAAAAGTTCAACAAAGGATGAAGAAAAGAAGTAG